The genomic segment GAGGTAGAAGATCAGGAAGTCGCCGATGACGTGCACCGGCTCCTGGTACGGCAGGTTCTGCAGCGCGAAATGCTTCGCCAACTGGTCGGCGGCCAGCACCAGCACCGCGAGAGTCGCGATGATGGTGCCGGCCGCCGCCTGACGAAGGGGTGGTCGGCCCGTCAAGGACCGGGCCTAGAGACCGACGGCCGTGACCGGCTGTGCGCCGGACGTGGTCGCCGTGGTCTCGAGGTCGCGCAGCTTGCCCTCGATGTAGCTGCGCAGCTGCGCACGGTAGTCGCGCTCGAAGTTGCGCAGCTCCGAGATGCGGCCCTCGAGGTTGGTGCGCTCGCGCTCCAGGCGGGCGACCTCCTCGCGACCGCGCGTCTCGGCCTCGGAGATGATCGAGGCCGCCTGCGCCTTCGCGTCGGCGATGAGCTGGTCGCGCTGCGCGATGCCCTCGGCGACGTGCTCGTCGTGAAGGCGCTGCGCGAGCTCGATGATGCCGGCGCTCGCGGCCGGCCCGCCGGCGGCGGCCGGAGCAGGGGTCTCGGCGGGAGCGGGGGCTGCAGCTGCGGCGGGGGCCGGGGCGGCGCCGGACTCGTACGCGGCCAGCTTGGCCTTCAGCTCCTCGTTCTCAGCCAGAGCCTTGCGCCACTCGACGACGATCTCGTCGAGGAAGTCGTCGACCTCATCCGGGTCGAAGCCCTCCTTGAAGCGGACGTGCTGGAACTGCTTGGTGACGACGTCATCGGGGGACAATGCCATGGTGATTCCTCTTTCGAGCGCTCTGGTCGCTGGCCGATGTCGGGGCCGGACCGCCGGTGACGGCGGTGCGTATCAGCCAAGCATAGCCACCGGGTCGGGGAGTGTCGAAGGACAGCGGGGTCGCCGTCGCGTCAGCCCGCGAGCGTGCGCGTGACGCTGAGCAGGATGAACACCAGCAGCATGGTCAGCGCGAAGCCGAAGTCGATCGCGATCGCACCGACGCGCAGCGGCGGGATGAAGCGCCGGAACAGCTTGATGGGCGGGTCCGTGACGGTGTAGACGAGCTCGGCCGCGACCAGGCCGGCGCCGCGCGGACGCCATTCGCGGTTGAAGAACGGGATCCAGTCCAGGATCAGCCGGGCGAGCAACACGAAGACATAGAGCAGCAGCGCGAGGTTGAGGATCGCTGCGATGGTTTGGACGACGGCCACGTAGCCAGACTACGGCTGCGTGAAGGGGACGGACTCCGGGTCGGCCTGGGCGACCGCGCCGTCACCCGACACCGCGACGTTCTCGGGCGACAGCAGGAAGACCTTGCTCGTCACGCGCT from the Microbacterium atlanticum genome contains:
- a CDS encoding YggT family protein, producing the protein MAVVQTIAAILNLALLLYVFVLLARLILDWIPFFNREWRPRGAGLVAAELVYTVTDPPIKLFRRFIPPLRVGAIAIDFGFALTMLLVFILLSVTRTLAG
- a CDS encoding DivIVA domain-containing protein; this encodes MALSPDDVVTKQFQHVRFKEGFDPDEVDDFLDEIVVEWRKALAENEELKAKLAAYESGAAPAPAAAAAPAPAETPAPAAAGGPAASAGIIELAQRLHDEHVAEGIAQRDQLIADAKAQAASIISEAETRGREEVARLERERTNLEGRISELRNFERDYRAQLRSYIEGKLRDLETTATTSGAQPVTAVGL